One Kazachstania africana CBS 2517 chromosome 5, complete genome DNA window includes the following coding sequences:
- the MRPL6 gene encoding mitochondrial 54S ribosomal protein uL6m (similar to Saccharomyces cerevisiae MRPL6 (YHR147C); ancestral locus Anc_5.109): MSLIKRRLFTSTAYVSSHVGSAAIFLTPETNVRIDSLIPPMIIQKSRKYLKMSQAVSITGPKGEIKMPVPDFVHVDVNTAGQKLNITVDDASNKLQKSMWGTIRSHINNHVIGVNEGHLAFLKFVGTGYRAQLDKDGKYVAIKVGASIPQGLDVPNGIKVTLPVPTSLIIEGCDKQQVMLFAASIRRFHPPEPYKGKGIYVNEETIKLKNKKIK; the protein is encoded by the coding sequence ATGTCGCTCATTAAAAGGCGCCTCTTTACTTCCACTGCTTACGTGAGTTCCCATGTGGGCTCAGCAGCTATATTCCTGACCCCAGAAACCAACGTAAGGATTGACAGTTTGATTCCTCCAATGATCATTCAAAAGAGCAGAAAATACTTGAAAATGTCACAAGCAGTTAGTATAACAGGACCAAAAGGTGAGATAAAAATGCCTGTGCCGGATTTTGTCCACGTAGATGTCAATACGGCAGGTcagaaattaaatattaCAGTTGATGATGCAAGTAATAAACTGCAGAAATCAATGTGGGGTACAATTAGATCTCACATTAATAATCATGTTATAGGTGTCAATGAAGGTCATCTGgcatttttaaaatttgtaGGGACAGGTTACAGAGCACAGTTAGATAAAGATGGCAAGTACGTTGCAATAAAAGTCGGTGCGTCAATTCCTCAAGGGTTGGACGTGCCAAATGGGATAAAGGTAACGTTGCCAGTTCCAACCTCCTTGATAATTGAAGGTTGTGATAAGCAGCAGGTGATGCTTTTCGCTGCAAGTATTAGAAGATTTCATCCACCTGAACCTTACAAAGGTAAAGGCATCTACGTTAATGAAGAAACGATTAAACtgaaaaacaagaaaattaaatga
- the IMP3 gene encoding snoRNA-binding rRNA-processing protein IMP3 (similar to Saccharomyces cerevisiae IMP3 (YHR148W); ancestral locus Anc_5.108) — MVRKLKYHEQKLLKKVDFLDWKQDQGHRDTQVMRTYHIQNREDYHKYNRMCGDIRRLANKLSLLPPTDPFRHKHEKLLLEKLYNMGILSTKSKISDLENKVTVSAICRRRLPVIMHRLRMAETIQDAVKFIEQGHIRVGPNLINDPAYLVTRNMEDYVTWVDNSKIKKTVLKYRNKIDDFDYA; from the coding sequence ATGGTTAGAAAGCTTAAATATCACGAACagaaacttttgaaaaaggtTGACTTCCTTGACTGGAAGCAGGACCAGGGTCACAGAGATACTCAGGTTATGAGAACGTATCATATCCAAAATCGTGAAGATTACCACAAGTATAACAGAATGTGCGGTGATATCCGTCGTTTAGCGAACAAACTATCTCTTCTGCCTCCAACTGATCCATTCCGTCACAAACATGAGAAGTTACTGctggaaaaattatataacaTGGGCATACTCTCTacaaaatccaaaatttctGATTTAGAGAACAAAGTTACCGTAAGCGCCATatgcagaagaagattaCCGGTTATTATGCACAGACTAAGGATGGCTGAGACAATACAGGACGCAGTGAAATTCATCGAACAAGGTCATATTCGTGTTGGtccaaatttgataaatgacCCAGCTTATCTTGTTACTAGAAACATGGAAGATTACGTCACATGGGTTGATAACTCCAAGATCAAGAAGACTGTTCTAAAGTATAGAaacaaaattgatgatttcgACTACGCCTAA
- the SKG6 gene encoding Skg6p (similar to Saccharomyces cerevisiae TOS2 (YGR221C) and SKG6 (YHR149C); ancestral locus Anc_5.107): MIDLDSYTYVSLGYSSVTTHMPLELHKRKVASSSTSSGKSSKCTGTKQECEKPTDSTMDVTVAVAVVVPVAVIIIVLSVILFMVYRRSKKEAQEDNDPDFDGDAEFISNGYAMKHNFEGSNDSQHDMKEEFNQAYYQTGRPEENPFNENYNDHTWSVNPFKLPETADAGSLRNFAREIENDKVGGYQLAHIQSRVASSSSLALDQIGRGSFAARNGSAVGMSIHNRSGLDMVGNVTPSRQSETDVASTSSPGEYNNYKESPLQNKGNRENVPLSIESIGIKNDENVVESNYDARTKQKSQNVMNKSVRVQDVKYDDGNDDYAVQLSETEEENIKRMKSIYQVYLDRSGTMKQNAQLEKDADEINFEVENPSTSFSPTPSNGVNDENAVLVNEPSQEVFQSYSEDVTGHTVEQVADTSYQDEGSQNESVESTNHLAPVDNTATRKSHRIASSIYSEAPNLALQEQRQQYQNIQQQLSPQAYNNMPQQYPYQLQGQMPPVPQIPPQHSHPQTLESINELPAPAHLLQSSSTHSLTSFKQPSKQQMQIQTARLNGTALNPVDHPEMFYTPNNNSYGPIPNDNMSYTSNNTIGNGQAPLPYQMRQSIVMTNPADIQMNNTYKPAGSLRNYNLPNSRNNSLTTTGNSYYKQLQKQADARVSGILEPSDVVQPPNAVGIIPHSGSNDDLRRQLGSSHDYNNV; the protein is encoded by the coding sequence ATGATTGATTTAGATTCATACACTTATGTCAGTCTCGGGTATAGTTCAGTAACGACGCATATGCCATTGGAATTGCACAAGAGGAAAGTTGCATCGAGTTCGACATCGAGTGGTAAATCAAGTAAATGTACAGGGACCAAACAGGAATGTGAGAAGCCTACTGATAGCACAATGGACGTTACGGTTGCAGTCGCAGTCGTAGTCCCTGTGGCTGTCATCATTATCGTTCTGAGTGTCATCTTATTCATGGTTTATAGAAGAAGTAAAAAAGAAGCACAGGAAGATAATGATCCCGATTTTGACGGGGATGCAGAGTTTATCAGTAATGGATACGCCATGAAGCATAATTTTGAGGGATCTAATGACTCACAACACGACATGAAGGAAGAGTTCAATCAAGCATATTATCAGACAGGACGTCCGGAAGAAAACccattcaatgaaaattacAATGACCATACTTGGTCTGTAAATCCTTTCAAATTGCCAGAAACGGCTGATGCTGGTTCATTAAGGAACTTTGCCAgggaaattgaaaatgataaagttGGTGGTTACCAATTGGCACATATCCAGTCGAGAGTTGCAAGTAGTTCTTCTTTAGCATTGGATCAAATCGGTAGAGGCTCTTTTGCCGCAAGGAACGGGTCTGCCGTGGGTATGTCCATCCATAATCGTAGCGGCCTTGATATGGTCGGTAATGTCACACCAAGTCGTCAAAGTGAGACAGACGTTGCTTCTACTTCAAGTCCTGGGGAGTATAACAATTACAAGGAAAGTCCCCTACAAAATAAAGGAAATAGAGAAAATGTTCCTCTCAGTATCGAAAGTATAGGTATAAAAAATGACGAAAATGTAGTGGAGTCCAATTATGATGCTAGAACGAAGCAAAAATCCCAGAATGTTATGAATAAATCTGTCAGAGTTCAAGATGTAAAATATGATGATGGTAATGATGACTATGCAGTTCAATTATCTGAAACAGAGGAAGAAAACATTAAGCGTATGAAGAGCATTTATCAGGTTTATTTAGACAGATCTGGCacaatgaaacaaaatgcacaattagaaaaagatGCCGATGAAATAAACtttgaagttgaaaatCCAAGTACTTCGTTTTCTCCAACACCATCAAATGGCGTGAACGATGAAAATGCAGTTCTTGTTAACGAACCGTCACAAGAAGTTTTCCAAAGTTACTCTGAAGATGTTACAGGCCATACTGTAGAGCAGGTTGCAGATACTTCATATCAGGATGAGGGGAGTCAAAATGAAAGCGTTGAGTCTACCAACCATTTGGCTCCAGTTGACAATACGGCAACACGAAAATCACACAGAATTGCATCCTCAATATATTCCGAAGCGCCAAACCTTGCCCTACAAGAACAAAGGCAACAGTACCAGAACATACAACAGCAATTATCCCCGCAAGCATATAACAATATGCCTCAACAATATCCTTACCAGTTGCAGGGCCAAATGCCACCTGTTCCTCAGATACCACCGCAACATAGTCATCCCCAAACATTGGAAAGCATTAATGAACTACCAGCCCCAGCTCACCTACTACAATCATCGTCTACACATTCCTTGACTTCATTTAAGCAACCAAGTAAGCAACAAATGCAAATTCAAACGGCTAGACTAAACGGCACAGCATTAAATCCTGTAGATCATCCAGAAATGTTCTACACtccaaataataattccTATGGACCTATTCCTAACGACAATATGAGTTATACAAGCAACAATACGATAGGCAATGGCCAAGCGCCCTTACCTTACCAAATGAGACAAAGTATTGTGATGACCAATCCTGCAGATATCCAAATGAACAACACGTATAAACCGGCGGGCTCTCTAAGAAATTATAACCTACCCAACTCAAGAAATAATAGCTTAACTACTACTGGTAATTCTTACTATAAACAACTACAAAAACAAGCTGATGCGCGTGTTAGTGGAATTTTGGAACCATCTGATGTTGTTCAACCACCAAATGCTGTCGGTATCATCCCTCACAGTGGATCTAACGACGATTTAAGAAGACAGTTAGGTTCTTCGCATGACTATAACAACGTATGa
- the PEX28 gene encoding Pex28p (similar to Saccharomyces cerevisiae PEX28 (YHR150W); ancestral locus Anc_5.103) codes for MSTVRSKKASFIRSYLVKKYDRLLDSILVAEEAISSSSSSESNGDSGITQKELIQKIAGSLVNASIEKFRLEKDDIDTLSTDYDMDSDSSLKEPASEVIRDINNEVKEHFVDLFVDKLISRIISEKLPEREHISLDQHEKALTATLLANNMKTMTSKLGHMMKFQDSVIRLITWRNPTGTLLSLSLFTFICYYPLLLMILPLILITFGIMVPKYLEKYPIREVYSITRKSYGSPLLLRLLSVTSPDEKDASLQRDKSAEFRDIGSSALVVVNLRDFQNMTSSLIELSEVNAKLVNETLGFEDERHTTVIFLLCIASALLLNLTSPFVNWSLTLSLSTWLFFIMHHPQIGPRLDKFIIKIRRLTSNKFIGEVIKKFDIILDEKPQINSVEVFEIYRQGIVPGVWKFFLYSSNCFDPSDEFRRAKHAPPGVKDLEDVKPPESWLFDPNSEWEIDYNVEKWSYENGLDPVLTIEDEYLCDTMFKRRRLTRRVLK; via the coding sequence ATGAGCACTGTCAGGTCTAAGAAGGCTTCGTTCATAAGAAGTTATCTTGTTAAGAAATATGACAGATTATTGGACTCAATTTTAGTGGCAGAAGAAGCAATCTCATCGTCAAGTAGCAGTGAATCTAACGGTGATTCCGGTATTACTCAGAAGGAGCTGATTCAAAAGATTGCTGGTTCGCTAGTGAATGCCTCTATAGAGAAGTTTAGACTAGAAAAAGACGATATTGACACACTGTCTACTGATTACGATATGGATAGCGATTCTTCACTCAAGGAACCTGCCTCCGAGGTCATCAGAGACATTAACAATGAGGTTAAGGAACATTTTGTAGATTTGTTTGTGGACAAACTGATAAGTAGAATCATATCTGAGAAATTGCCTGAAAGAGAGCATATATCCCTGGATCAACATGAGAAGGCCTTAACAGCTACTTTATTGGCAAATAACATGAAAACGATGACATCCAAGCTGGGTCAcatgatgaaatttcagGATTCCGTTATAAGACTGATTACATGGAGAAATCCGACTGGAACATTGCTATCCTTGTCATTATTCACTTTTATTTGCTATTATCCATTGCTCCTCATGATACTACCTCTGATACTCATAACCTTTGGAATCATGGTCCCCAAATATCTTGAGAAGTATCCAATTCGTGAGGTTTACTCAATTACCAGGAAGTCCTATGGAAGTCCTTTACTTCTCAGACTACTTTCAGTCACTTCTCcagatgaaaaagatgcATCTCTACAAAGAGACAAGTCCGCTGAGTTTCGTGATATAGGAAGTAGTGCCTTGGTGGTGGTTAATTTACGTGACTTTCAAAACATGACTTCGAGCCTTATAGAGCTATCTGAAGTAAATGCAAAACTGGTAAATGAAACTCTAGGTTTTGAAGATGAGCGTCATACTAcagttatttttttgctaTGTATTGCATCGGCTCTTTTGTTAAATTTGACTTCTCCTTTTGTAAATTGGTCTTTAACGTTAAGTCTCTCCACATGGCTGTTTTTCATAATGCACCATCCCCAAATTGGTCCAAGGCtcgataaatttattatcaaaataagAAGACTAACAAgtaataaatttatcgGAGAAgtcatcaaaaaatttgatattattttggaTGAAAAACCCCAAATAAATTCAGTCGAAGTATTTGAGATATATAGACAAGGAATAGTTCCAGGTGTatggaaattttttctttattcaaGTAACTGTTTTGACCCAAGTGATGAATTCAGAAGGGCAAAACATGCCCCACCTGGGGTTAAGGACCTAGAAGATGTGAAACCGCCTGAATCTTGGTTATTCGACCCGAATAGTGAATGGGAAATTGATTATAACGTAGAAAAATGGTCTTATGAAAATGGGCTAGATCCAGTTCTAACTATAGAGGACGAATACCTCTGTGATACTATGTTTAAAAGGAGGAGATTAACAAGAAGGGTTCttaaataa
- the MTC6 gene encoding Mtc6p (similar to Saccharomyces cerevisiae YHR151C; ancestral locus Anc_5.102), giving the protein MSDSLFSFLKILLIWSAIRYAIDKISFCYAINHTVYPEWPGLTAQELNGIRSQRDLMNNVTIDQLPLVGVNLQQVLFNSRSEAIGNQTNTVSSLNGTYLLDSFTSLLESGVQGFVLDIELQNGIWVIVDTPLSFETFLTTLHSHILETDNTLFASLLVMFLRISSISNETNSSSIHSTTPTQNLADILTQQVGSSYIYTQDDLLSHNSLGVSGLNSTTPEWPTLKEFLYGSHKRLFIAELSTNYLSTSSYVFPNSLLHYDIDNATLSCPQNMGEFKNVQNISWKFLESSFTDTDISEYISCGLSPIISNSFDVTNLTEILSLLDNSVVWSWANGEPRYVNSESDMGKDPTQAYNCASLTFNSYNSSMDWKVINCYNSKGGLCQKNDDEYTWLVSNGDKDSYIDFYKKADINCPEGYHFSLPVTPLQKRSLNLHLSNSSDNDDLEVWININSLAVSNCWVTGGASTQCPYQTNISKRSFVGMMAPLAACAFVLLVIVVYLSLVSVPIHDNRKNWRRVINKVSKSEFEGVPT; this is encoded by the coding sequence ATGAGTGACTCTTTATTCTCATTtcttaaaatattattgatatgGTCTGCTATACGATATGCCATcgataaaatttcattttgcTATGCTATAAATCATACTGTCTATCCTGAATGGCCTGGTTTAACCGCCCAAGAACTGAATGGGATTCGTTCTCAAAGAGATTTGATGAATAATGTCACCATTGACCAATTACCCTTGGTCGGAGTAAATTTACAACAGGTATTGTTCAACAGCAGAAGTGAAGCTATTGGAAATCAAACAAATACAGTATCTAGCCTGAATGGGACTTATCTTTTGGATTCATTCACCTCTCTTCTTGAGTCAGGTGTGCAGGGCTTTGTCTTAGATATCGAATTGCAAAACGGTATTTGGGTCATAGTCGATACACCACTCTCATTTGAAACCTTTCTGACTACATTGCATTCACATATCTTGGAAACTGATAACACTTTGTTTGCATCTCTTTTGGTTATGTTTCTACGAATATCAAGTATTTCTAACGAAACTAACTCCTCCTCGATTCACTCCACAACCCCTACACAAAATCTCGCAGATATACTAACTCAACAGGTTGGTAGTTCATATATCTATACACAAGATGACTTGCTCTCTCATAACAGCTTAGGTGTTTCTGGATTGAATAGTACCACCCCTGAATGGCCTACATTAAAAGAATTTCTTTACGGCAGTCATAAAAGGCTATTCATAGCTGAGCTTTCAACGAATTATTTGAGCACCTCATCATACGTTTTTCCTAATTCGTTGCTGCAttatgatattgataatgcCACATTATCCTGTCCACAAAATATGGgagaattcaaaaatgtacaaaatatttcttggaAGTTTTTGGAATCTTCATTCACAGACACCGATATCTCAGAGTACATATCATGTGGGTTATCTCCAATTATAAGCAATAGTTTTGATGTGACTAATCTGACCGAAATTCTCTCGTTGCTTGATAATAGCGTTGTTTGGTCATGGGCCAATGGTGAACCTAGATACGTTAATAGTGAATCCGATATGGGGAAGGACCCTACTCAAGCTTATAACTGTGCATCATTAACTTTTAATTCCTACAACAGTTCAATGGACTGGAAGGTAATCAATTGTTATAACTCTAAAGGGGGACTTtgccaaaaaaatgatgatgaatacACGTGGCTTGTAAGTAATGGTGATAAAGATTCTTACATCGATTTCTACAAAAAAGCAGATATAAATTGTCCAGAAGGTTATCATTTTTCGTTGCCAGTAACCCCATTACAAAAAagatcattgaatttgcacttatcaaattcatctgacaatgatgatttagaagtttggataaatataaattctttGGCGGTAAGTAATTGCTGGGTGACAGGAGGAGCTTCTACACAATGTCCCTATCAAACCAACATCTCCAAGAGAAGTTTTGTCGGAATGATGGCTCCTTTGGCTGCATGCGCCTTTGTATTGCTAGTCATTGTGGTATATTTAAGTCTAGTAAGTGTTCCTATTCATGACAATAGGAAAAATTGGAGAAGAGTCATTAATAAGGTTTCGAAATCTGAATTTGAAGGTGTCCCTACCTGA
- the SPO12 gene encoding Spo12p (similar to Saccharomyces cerevisiae BNS1 (YGR230W) and SPO12 (YHR152W); ancestral locus Anc_5.99) — protein MSMVTGSSKNVAVSSLKGSKEENGKCGNRSLRRTIFKPSQIKNNARNEKLRSQLRDKFSSPTDRLLSPCSQKLNQYKVKKFAYLKNKNISAGNSAASGKKEPTKLSFTETNTSDSE, from the coding sequence ATGTCAATGGTGACCGGATCAAGCAAGAATGTTGCTGtatcttcattgaaagGTTCTAAAGAGGAAAATGGGAAATGTGGTAATAGATCTTTGAGAAGAACTATTTTTAAACCAAGccaaattaaaaataacgctagaaatgaaaagttaAGATCACAATTAAGAgacaaattttcttcaccaACAGATAGGTTATTATCGCCATGttctcaaaaattgaaccaatacaaagttaaaaaatttgcatatttgaaaaataaaaacatCTCAGCAGGCAATTCAGCAGCAAGCGGTAAGAAAGAACCAACAAAGTTGAGTTTCACAGAAACAAACACCTCTGATTCAGAGTAG
- the SPO16 gene encoding Spo16p (similar to Saccharomyces cerevisiae SPO16 (YHR153C); ancestral locus Anc_5.95), producing the protein MEVRGKIVIKDKSSRVDDVVSYEIDTSRVLLTINSDKQTFNSADRVNQYLTKELVQILKQVYREYASTALTINLNFSKLQYPLHYWEQLLYYILLSFSLPNKIYITEQTKQDRQRYVNQNKNYYSFVERITVGAVDEGETNEEYAVKTILMHLFELRNANDSQIEEILNDYTSINNIIQNFF; encoded by the coding sequence ATGGAAGTCAGAGGAAAGATCGTTATAAAGGATAAGAGCAGCCGTGTCGATGATGTTGTTTCATATGAGATTGATACATCGAGAGTTTTGTTAACGATAAACAGTGACAAGCAGACCTTTAACTCTGCTGACCGAGTAAATCAGTATTTGACGAAGGAGTTGGTCCAGATCCTCAAACAAGTGTACAGAGAGTACGCATCAACTGCATTGACGATTAACTTGAATTTCTCTAAATTACAATATCCCCTCCATTACTGGGAACAGCTATTATATTACATTTTGTTATCATTTTCCCTGCCCAATAAGATTTATATAACGGAGCAGACGAAGCAGGATAGACAGCGGTATGTTAATCAgaataagaattattacagttttgttgaaagaatAACTGTTGGAGCCGTGGATGAAGGGGAAACGAACGAGGAATATGCGGTGAAAACAATTTTAATGcatttatttgaattacGAAATGCAAATGATTCACAAATTGAAGagatattgaatgattATACGtcaattaataatattatacagaatttcttttaa
- the RTT107 gene encoding Rtt107p (similar to Saccharomyces cerevisiae RTT107 (YHR154W); ancestral locus Anc_5.94), translating into MSDTTGLFEHLNFLIVVSEDGTTQQRANKLIKLLSDNGCNKTETYVNEGKLDGKNYSSQKHWFLSKYGSSNFHFIVSENCTFPFYRIASFDLLIPVVTSNWITKAIETKRHPKTSLFSPDPNHFLKDLQICVLKPSFEASEYLLYTELIHSMGGTCVENINNKTTHIITTNPKESCFEILKRNGTTSIKYIYPTWLIHCVKESQLIDESEHEIVPFTDDTEKLNDLWNQVNDIKFEKASNFLSGHTFIVSIDLLFSKDSYIFFIDFIKNCGGEIHNYFETKELSKIINDGSSSIDCYIALANYTREAETIMKCPSINVGSITWIFNMWSLNHFVDPKHNILNSPGKRKIFKKKQLILSYTNFFGQYRFLIQRLVEIMGGRSTTELSKQNTHLVTMGSYGKKYITAMKWGPQSCSVINFLWLVQCYQNEKILDVNDVEFKEFDDINILRFNQTNWNEALLNNENVQIPAAPVGEVEAQNNLIQDTNDSSQEDTQEFVDAMNHVSEEKTEPLQVTEDRITKVQNAVIEEKLPSKKALNGGILTNPDKEENEGTEMKDTTQKVNEQKIIEMFEQLSEDEKEEVKSNITYSSTSNEIMKEQSVTPAGSRTTSNLKIERTPSFSPLPELSSPLSSGGSSRTGRAARAKAEKRLRDDIESLNEFEMIAKKNRKKKQVALLPEEIKRQEEAKETEKNAREILSGIFQESPSKIFNLNCLCTGCHEEISELDLELLKLLGVKIYGNITPNESSLYHLNTIIAPRKLRTEKFLRSLAFHPLKFALLPEFVTDLLEKLHNRENPSELNIKQYFIPEIDEKLLEGTKLPKKVFERAHISDINLINDIQGGTEVITNILKDHGIKNVNILDRKMLSIPEEIIPNEGTLHRIKLGNGKFITPPKFVLISSKPSQAKPFRQSCSKLDINGGVLVVNWDWCVNSIFNLHVNYEDKKFVSHNSMKGR; encoded by the coding sequence ATGTCAGATACCACTGGACTGTTTGAGCATCtcaattttctaattgttgTCTCCGAAGACGGTACTACACAGCAAAGAGCAAATAAACTTATTAAATTATTGAGTGATAACGGCTGTAATAAAACTGAAACTTACGTTAATGAAGGCAAACTGGATGGAAAAAATTACTCTTCTCAAAAGCACTGGTTTTTATCAAAGTATGGATCGAGCAACTTTCATTTTATTGTCAGTGAAAACTGTACATTCCCATTTTATAGAATAGCAAGCTTCGATTTACTCATACCTGTAGTGACATCTAATTGGATTACAAAGGCAATCGAAACTAAGAGACATCCAAAGACATCTCTATTTTCTCCAGATCCaaaccattttttgaaagatctACAAATTTGCGTACTAAAACCGTCCTTTGAAGCCTCGGAGTATCTTCTTTATACCGAATTGATCCATTCGATGGGTGGTACTTGCGTAGAAAACATAAATAATAAGACAACCCATATAATAACGACAAATCCGAAAGAATCTTGCTTCGAAATATTGAAGCGAAATGGCACAACatcaattaaatatatCTATCCAACTTGGCTGATTCATTGTGTCAAAGAAAGCCAGCTTATAGACGAGTCTGAACATGAGATAGTGCCATTTACGGATGAcactgaaaaattgaatgatctTTGGAATCAAGTAAATgatataaaatttgaaaaagccTCCAATTTTCTTAGTGGCCACACATTTATTGTGAGTATTGATCTCTTATTTTCGAAAGATTCatacattttctttatagactttatcaaaaattgtggTGGTGAGATTCACAACTATTTTGAGACTAAAGAATTAagtaaaattataaatgaTGGAAGCTCATCGATTGATTGCTATATAGCTCTAGCCAACTATACTAGAGAAGCAGAgacaataatgaaatgtCCTTCTATTAATGTGGGCAGTATCACCTGGATCTTCAATATGTGGTCATTGAATCACTTCGTTGACCCAAAGCACAACATTCTCAATTCTCCTGGTAAACgtaaaatatttaagaAGAAACAGTTAATACTAAGTTACACAAACTTTTTTGGCCAATACAGATTTCTCATTCAAAGATTGGTAGAAATTATGGGGGGAAGAAGTACAACTGAATTATCAAAGCAAAATACACACCTAGTAACAATGGGTTCATACgggaaaaaatatataacaGCAATGAAATGGGGCCCGCAAAGTTGTTCTGTGATCAATTTCCTATGGTTAGTACAATGCTaccaaaatgaaaagattttaGATGTCAATGATgttgaatttaaagaatttgatgacATTAATATTTTAAGATTCAATCAAACCAATTGGAATGAGGCCCTGCTGAACAATGAAAACGTTCAGATACCAGCTGCTCCTGTCGGAGAAGTTGAGGCACAAAACAATTTGATACAAGACACCAACGATTCTAGTCAAGAAGATACCCAGGAATTTGTAGATGCAATGAATCATGTaagtgaagaaaaaacaGAACCATTACAAGTAACTGAAGACAGAATTACGAAAGTGCAGAATGCAgtaattgaagaaaaactACCTTCTAAGAAAGCTTTAAATGGAGGCATCCTTACGAACCCTGACAAGGAAGAGAACGAAGGTACTGAAATGAAAGATACTACGCAGAAGGTCAATGAACAAAAGATAATCGAGATGTTTGAACAATtatctgaagatgaaaaagaggaggtaaaatcaaatattacatACTCCAGTACTAGTAACGAAATCATGAAAGAACAATCAGTAACTCCAGCTGGATCCAGAACTACGTCTaatttaaaaatagaaaGGACGCCATCTTTTTCACCATTGCCAGAACTATCTAGCCCTTTAAGTTCTGGAGGAAGTAGTCGTACTGGTAGAGCTGCTAGAGCTAAGGCAGAGAAAAGGTTACGCgatgatattgaatctCTGAATGAATTCGAAATGATagctaaaaaaaataggaaaaagaaacaagtGGCTTTATTAccagaagaaatcaaaCGGCAAGAAGAAGCTAAAGAgacagaaaaaaatgctAGAGAAATACTTTCaggaatttttcaagaaagtccatccaaaatttttaaccTTAATTGCCTCTGTACAGGCTGCCATGAAGAAATATCAGAACTTGATTTGGAACTTTTAAAACTACTTGGAGTGAAAATCTACGGTAATATAACGCCAAATGAATCTTCGTTATATCACTTGAACACTATTATCGCACCAAGAAAACTACGGacagaaaaatttttaagaTCTTTAGCTTTCCACCCTCTTAAGTTCGCATTATTGCCTGAATTCGTAACAGACCTCCTAGAGAAACTTCACAACAGAGAAAACCCATCTGAATTGAATataaaacaatattttatcCCCGAAATAGATGAAAAGTTATTAGAAGGTACAAAACTTccaaaaaaagtttttgaGAGGGCACATATAAGTGACATCAATCTGATAAATGATATTCAAGGTGGAACCGAGGTTATAACGAATATTTTAAAGGATCATGGGATTAAGAATGTGAATATTCTGGATAGAAAGATGCTTTCCATAccagaagaaattattccAAATGAAGGTACTCTTCACAGAATCAAGCTAGGcaatggaaaatttattacaCCGCCGAAATTTGTTCTTATTTCTAGCAAACCATCACAGGCAAAGCCTTTTAGACAAAGTTGCAGCAAACTAGATATCAATGGCGGAGTATTGGTTGTCAATTGGGATTGGTGCGTTAACAGCATATTTAACTTGCATGTCAATTATGAAGATAAGAAATTTGTTTCCCATAACTCCATGAAGGGACGATAA